A region of the candidate division WOR-3 bacterium genome:
GCTGGAGCCAAGTACCATGACGGAGTCGAGGTCAAACTAGCATGAGCTATTACTACACCGCCGAATCTATTTCCACAGAATTTGACAAGACCTCAATGCGTGGTAGATGAGCCCAACCTCAGACCGATGTTCTCCCCCAAGTCCAGCCAGAGGTCCGGTGCAAGAGCCAGTGACCTGAGCGGTACCAGAATGAGGCACAGTATCCGTGACCGACTCTGTGACTACCATGGTTGCGCCTTGGGGCACATGATGTGACAGAACTGGCTACCAATGCAGCAGCTAAGACCGTGAGTGAACCAGTGGCCCAGGTCTGAGCTGAGAGGGGGTCGGAGGCGGGTTTCATTTCGCACGGGTCGAAACTCAAAGATTTCCTAGGGTAGCTGTCTCCCCAGTGACCCCTACCCTTGAATTGCCAGCCTCAAATTTCTGCCCAACATACGGAAAACACTATTCTTATACCGCGTACACACGAATCATTCAACCGCAGTTTCTTACAACGGCTTCGGGCAGTCGAAAGGGCGAGAAATCATATCATCCATGCACTAATACCTGGTGGTTTTCTCTTCCTTGTCCAGCCCAGCTGCTGAGTGTCGCATCCGCCCTGGCTTACTTGGACACGGCCAGGTCCTCTCATAGGAGCGGACGAGAATCGTCTCTAGGCTTGAAATCAGGCCGTGACGTGCTATTCTCAGCTCTCGAATGAGACGGCTTCAATTGCTTGCTGCTTGCGGGGCAAGTTGGTTAGTGCTCGGTAACGGCTGCCGGCCAACACCGCCGGCAACGCCGGTATTCGTTTCGACGACAGCGAAGGTGTACCGCAAAGCAGGGGCGCTTTTTTCTTTGACGACGACTGCGCCCGGGAACCGGGACGTGGCGTATGTCGTGGACTGGGGTGATGGGCTGATTGACACCACGCTCAACTGGCATTCTGGCGATACCGTCGAGGTGCGGCATCAGTGGAAGAATCCGGGCGATTATCCAGTCAGGGCGATGGCGGTCCTCTGGGGCGAGACTGGCCGGGCATCAGGTTGGACCGAGGCGGTATGGACAACCGTGCTAGACAACGGGATTCCCGAAGTACCACAGTTCACAATACCGGAGCGGGTCATACCGCACGGCATTGCACTGTTTCGGGCGACGACAACTGACCCGGACGGAGACAGTGTCGCTTTTTGCTTTGACTTTGGCGACATGGTTGGCGGTTGGAGTGTGCTTGTTCCCAGTGGCGAAACCGTACTCGACTCACACCGGTACGCCGCAGCCGGAACCGTGCAGGTGCGTTGTAGGGCCAAAGACAAGAATGGCAGTGAATCGGAATGGTCAGAGCCTGAGGTACTGGTACTCAGCACAGAAGGTGCAGTGCTATGGGTGTGGCAGGCTGATGGTGAGCATGGCGTAGTTTCGTCGCCAGTCGTGGTGCTGGATGAAAACCGGGAGACAGTTTACGCCGGTGGAGACGATGGGTGGTTCTATGGCATAGACCTCGCTACCGGCCAGACGCGTCGTTCCGCTCGTCAATTGATACCGGGCGGAGGAACTTTCTTCGACGGACAACCATCGTATTGTGCGGCAACCGGTCATATCATCGTTGGACATCAGGACGGTGAGCTCTATTGTTTCACACCTTCGCTTGCCCGCGTGTGGCACTGGCCCGGATACGAGCATGGGGACTCGATGACCTATATTTCTTGGGGCACTCCAGCCGTTGTTGGCAACAGACTGTACGTACCACGAGATAACGACAGCCTCTACTTCTTTACCGACTTGGGACAGACGGTGAGGCTGGAACGTAGACGTTATATCCCGCGTGTCGGCGGCGCGGTCGTGGTTGACGGTGACGGCGGCGTCATTGTTGCTGGCAGGGATGGCAACCTGTGCAGATTCACAGCTCTGCTTGACAGTATCTCCTGGCAAGTGATGACCGATACCGGTATTGCTTGTGGCACACTGGCAGTCGGAACGGACGGCACGGTGTATTGCGGTTCGAGTACCGGCCGGCTGTACGCTGTCTCACCCGGGGGAAACATCATGTGGCAGAAGGCGCTTGGTCAGCATGGCCTGCATGTAGCTGTCGGCAAGACTGCGTTGTACGCGATTGGTGATTCGGCGAGACTCTTCCGCATCGAGCTGGCAACGGGTAGTGTCGTTTGGTCCACTCGACTTGGGGTTGATGGCGGTACGACGCCGATACTCGCCGGGAACGGCTATCTGTACTGCGCCTGCCGGGATGAGAACTGGGGTGATGCGCTCTACTGTGTTCGGCAGGAAGACGGTGAAGTCCTGTGGGTATGTCATTGTTCAGATTATCGGCCAGCCGCTTCTTTTGCCCGCCAAGGCAAAATGCCGTACTGGAAACCTTCACCGACGATTACCAGTACCGGCAACATCATTGTCCCGGGGAGTGACGCTCTGTACTGCGTTGTCGGGTATCCGGACGGTTTGCTGGACACGCAGGCTTCCTGGCCCAAGTGGCAGCACGATGTGCACAACACAGGCAGGCTGGGCAACCGCTAGGTTGAGGACTGCTCGGGTGACTCGGAGCGGTCCACGTAGCAAATCACGGCCCTAATTCAGATGGCGTCGTGTGTTGTACTTCTGTCCGGCGGATTGGATTCGATCCTCGCGGCCAGGGTGCTGATGGAGCAGGGAATCCACGTTACCGGGGTCAACTTCGCCGGCGCGTATTGCCCGGTGCGGTTAGGCGAGAAGAGCAATGCCGAGAAGGCGGCCGAGCAACTGGGCATTGAGCTGGTCCGGCTGCCGATTGATCAGGAGTTTATCGAGATGGTGAAGGCCCCGCGCTACGGCCGGGGAAAGAATATGAACCCCTGCATTGATTGCCATATCCTGATGGTAAGGCGGGCGTGGGAGTTTGGGCAGGCGCGAAGCAAGAACGCAGGACGCGCAACAAGAGGTGCAGCAGTAGGCCGAAGTTCGGAAGCCGGGAGTGGAGATTGCTTCGTTGCTACCGGTGAGGTGCTGGGACAGCGACCGATGTCGCAGAACAGACAAGCGTTGGCCATCGTGGCGCGGCGTTCCGGAGCCGAGGGGTATCTATTGAGGCCGCTCTCGGCAAGGCTGCTCAAGCCTACGATTCCAGAGCAGAAAGGCGTCGTTGACCGGGAGAAACTTCTGGACATCCAGGGCAGAGGTAGGCAGCGGCAGATGGAGCTTGCGGCGCAGTACGGTATCACCGATTATCCGGCGCCAGCCGGCGGATGTCTTCTGACCGACGCGGGCTATGCGGCCCGACTGCGCGAGGCGCTGGCGCACCGAGAGGATTCGGTGGCGATGGTTGAACTTCTGAGTTTCGGACGACACTTCCGGCTGCCGTCAGGGGGCAAGGTGATAGTGGGCCGGAATAGACTGGAGAATGAGGAATTGCTGCAACGCGTGCGAGGTAAGGCGGTTCGGGCAGTGGTCGTTGACGCACAGCATCTGCCCGGACCGGTTGCGCTCCTGCTTCCGTCAGTCCGGTCGGACGAATCGGACCGGCTGCTGGCGGCGCGGTTGTGTGCCCGGTACAGCGACCGGCGGAAAGAGTCCCGCGTGACGCTGCTGGTCGGCGGCGAGCGATTGGAGGTGGAGCCGGCAAGCGCAAAGGAAGCAGATGCGCTGTTGGTCCGGTCTGAAGTGTCAGACCGGGCCGGTACTGCTTGACTTCGACAGGGATGCTCCTATAGTTAGGCCCGAGTGTACATAAAAGAGCTTCAGCTCACTGGGTTCAAGTC
Encoded here:
- a CDS encoding tRNA 4-thiouridine(8) synthase ThiI, which encodes MASCVVLLSGGLDSILAARVLMEQGIHVTGVNFAGAYCPVRLGEKSNAEKAAEQLGIELVRLPIDQEFIEMVKAPRYGRGKNMNPCIDCHILMVRRAWEFGQARSKNAGRATRGAAVGRSSEAGSGDCFVATGEVLGQRPMSQNRQALAIVARRSGAEGYLLRPLSARLLKPTIPEQKGVVDREKLLDIQGRGRQRQMELAAQYGITDYPAPAGGCLLTDAGYAARLREALAHREDSVAMVELLSFGRHFRLPSGGKVIVGRNRLENEELLQRVRGKAVRAVVVDAQHLPGPVALLLPSVRSDESDRLLAARLCARYSDRRKESRVTLLVGGERLEVEPASAKEADALLVRSEVSDRAGTA
- a CDS encoding PQQ-binding-like beta-propeller repeat protein, yielding MRRLQLLAACGASWLVLGNGCRPTPPATPVFVSTTAKVYRKAGALFSLTTTAPGNRDVAYVVDWGDGLIDTTLNWHSGDTVEVRHQWKNPGDYPVRAMAVLWGETGRASGWTEAVWTTVLDNGIPEVPQFTIPERVIPHGIALFRATTTDPDGDSVAFCFDFGDMVGGWSVLVPSGETVLDSHRYAAAGTVQVRCRAKDKNGSESEWSEPEVLVLSTEGAVLWVWQADGEHGVVSSPVVVLDENRETVYAGGDDGWFYGIDLATGQTRRSARQLIPGGGTFFDGQPSYCAATGHIIVGHQDGELYCFTPSLARVWHWPGYEHGDSMTYISWGTPAVVGNRLYVPRDNDSLYFFTDLGQTVRLERRRYIPRVGGAVVVDGDGGVIVAGRDGNLCRFTALLDSISWQVMTDTGIACGTLAVGTDGTVYCGSSTGRLYAVSPGGNIMWQKALGQHGLHVAVGKTALYAIGDSARLFRIELATGSVVWSTRLGVDGGTTPILAGNGYLYCACRDENWGDALYCVRQEDGEVLWVCHCSDYRPAASFARQGKMPYWKPSPTITSTGNIIVPGSDALYCVVGYPDGLLDTQASWPKWQHDVHNTGRLGNR